A window of the Phaseolus vulgaris cultivar G19833 chromosome 5, P. vulgaris v2.0, whole genome shotgun sequence genome harbors these coding sequences:
- the LOC137834355 gene encoding uncharacterized protein, which yields MAQEQAPPPRRTLGDYVMYQGPRHFSSIAIPATAKALEINPNFLTLINTHQFTTMEHEDPYSHLDTFYELVGTMGFQFADIKIVYMRLFPFSLAENAKDWLRSLPNQSLTSWKDVEEKFLQRFFTIFSYIKAKSEIFVFRQGADESFCETWERFKMMLRKCPNHGFEDIAQLSIFLNGLRSDIKMLLDAAAGGTTMTLDVEQATIIIDALASTDYKAQHDGQDLNNKGLLEDAFLAKNKILTQQIEQLTAQMAKLPQQLYVVHSSQSQSKSIRCDFCGGVHPNGHCFYQNNSPEADDPSMLERMRNLKQDSTFERFRKNRSYIEERNIELEDRYNVIIKKGLPQKFKDPGSFNLPVSIGALLVANALLDLGASVNIILLAMLKKIGDLEIKPTKMTLKLVDQVTKYPYGVVEDVLVKVDKFTFPVDFVVMDMKKDEEVPLILGLPFMKTARIIVDVDKGELQVRTQDEEVMYFDLGTSSIIQGGKSNK from the exons ATGGCACAAGAACAAGCACCACCTCCTAGGAgaacacttggagattatgtcatgtaccaAGGACCAAGGCATTTTTCTAGTATCGCAATACCTGCTACCGCTAAGGCCTTGGAAATAAATCCCaattttctcactctcatcaATACCCATCAATTCACAACAATGGAACATGAGGATCCATATTCACATTTGgacacattttatgaattggtgggaacaatgGGTTTTCAATTCGCTgatattaaaattgtttatatgcgcttgtttcctttttcattggcaGAAAATGCTAAAGATTGGCTCAGATCCCTTCCAAATCAGAGTCTCACTAGCTGGaaggatgtagaggaaaaatttctgcaaagattttttacaatctttagctacatcaaagcaaagtctgaaatTTTTGTGTTCAGACAAGGAGCAGATGAATCATTCTGTGAGACATGGGAAAGATTTAAAATGATGCttagaaaatgcccaaatcatgggtttgaagatattgctcaactgagcatattcCTAAATGGTCTCAGATCTGACAtaaagatgctcctagatgctgCAGCTGGTGGCACAACGATGACCcttgatgtagaacaagcgACAATAATTATTGATGCATTGGCATCAACTGATTATAAAGCCCAACATGATGGACAAGATCTTAATAATAAAGGGTTGTTAGAAGATGCATTCTTGGCTAAAAATAAGATTCTGACACAGCAGATTGAGCAACTAACtgcacaaatggctaaattgccccaacaattatatgttgttcattCATCTCAAAGTCAGAGTAAGTCAATCAGGTGTGATTTTTGCGGAGGTGTTCATCCTAATGGTCATTGTTTTTATCAGAACAATTCACCTGAAGCTGATGATCCATCCATGCTTGAAAGAATGA gaaatttgaagcaagattcaacatttgaaagatttcgaaagaataggagctatattgaagaaagaaatatagaGCTGGAGGATAGATACAATGTCATTATTAAAAAAGGCTTGCCTCAAAAATTCAAGGACCCAGGGAGTTTTAACCTTCCCGTGTCTATAGGTGCTTTATTAGTAGCCAATGCTTTATTGGATTTGGGAGCAAGCGTAAATATAATTCTTTTGGCAATGTTGAAGAAAATAGGTGATTTGGAGATTAAACCCACTAAGATGACTTTAAAGTTAGTTGATCAAGTAACCAAGTATCcatatggtgtggttgaagatgttctcGTCAAGGTGGATAAATTCACATTCCCTGTGGATTTTGTTGTGATGGACATGAAAAAAGATGAGGAGGTTCCCTTGATACTTGGATTACCCTTTATGAAGACTGCTAGAATCATAGTTGATGTCGACAAAGGAGAACTTCAAGTTAGAACTCAAGATGAGGAG gttatgtattttgaccTGGGGACAAGTTCTATTATTCAAGGGGGCAAATCCaacaaatga